The Bradyrhizobium sp. WBAH42 genome includes a window with the following:
- the cckA gene encoding cell cycle histidine kinase CckA — MTAETDHDLTREPVAAHEPSPRSGSIALVLLVAAGLVAVAVGLMTLGRAQAQPYILGILAVLAMVGLFNLFAFAAGIIRFADRNLDDPIIGRISDHAFDGLAVTDARGHVVYSNAAYLTLTGASGPQDVRPVERVFIGNPDVSEAVFRLLKAAREGKRQQEEVRISGHDGSQGRWLRMRVRPLGTGKREAKYAVWSIADITRDRERQEDVFQELQHAIEYLDHAPCGFFSVNPAGELAYVNATLANWLDYDLAEIGSGGLKLTDIVSGDGASLLTSIVAVPGEVKTEVFDIDLRMRTGKTMPVRLYHKLAFGADGAPGPSRTLVISRARDERSDPDRAAEVRFMRFFDHTPMAIATVDRAGNVVRANARYAKLSQALGLDTSSKSIFRAVNSRDRHLLIAAINQAAEGKADIAPVEVALEGAKERWGQFFVTPVDSAETEAEAAIVHMLETTERRALENQINQSQKMETVGQLAGGIAHDFNNVLSAIMMANDFLLNAHKPTDPSFQDIMQIKQNATRAATLVRQLLAFSRRQTLRPQVLDLGDALSDLTMLLRRLIGEKVKLDLVHGRDLWPVKVDVSQFEQVIVNLAVNARDAMPDGGKLIIRTANVNTEDAGKLAYKGMPAADYVRIEVADTGTGIPADIRDKIFEPFFSTKEVGKGTGLGLSTVYGIVKQTGGFIYVDSEPGQGTSFHIFLPRHHAEAEVQVEQPAVASATGGAAKEPAPAAAAEAKPRTDLTGQGTILLVEDEEGLRALNARGLRSRGYTVVEAENGVEAMEVLDEQSGAIDLVVSDVVMPEMDGPTLLKAMREKNPDIKFIFVSGYAEDAFEKSLPEGQQFDFLPKPFTLSQLVAAVKETMTKQG; from the coding sequence ATGACCGCCGAGACCGACCACGACCTCACACGCGAGCCCGTTGCGGCGCACGAGCCGTCGCCGCGCTCGGGCAGCATTGCGCTGGTGCTGCTGGTGGCCGCCGGCCTCGTCGCCGTGGCCGTCGGGCTGATGACGCTCGGGCGCGCGCAGGCGCAGCCCTATATCCTCGGCATCCTCGCCGTGCTGGCGATGGTCGGCCTGTTCAACCTATTCGCCTTCGCCGCCGGCATCATCCGCTTCGCCGACCGCAATCTCGACGATCCCATCATCGGCCGCATCTCCGATCACGCCTTCGACGGCCTTGCCGTCACCGACGCGCGCGGACACGTGGTCTATTCCAATGCCGCCTATCTGACGCTGACCGGCGCCAGCGGCCCGCAGGACGTGCGCCCCGTCGAGCGCGTCTTCATCGGCAACCCCGACGTCTCGGAAGCCGTGTTCCGGCTGCTCAAGGCCGCCCGCGAGGGCAAGCGGCAGCAGGAGGAGGTGCGCATCTCCGGCCATGACGGCAGCCAGGGCCGCTGGCTGCGCATGCGCGTGCGCCCGCTCGGAACCGGCAAGCGCGAGGCGAAATACGCGGTGTGGTCGATCGCCGACATCACGCGCGACCGCGAGCGCCAGGAAGACGTGTTCCAGGAGCTCCAGCACGCGATCGAATATCTCGATCACGCGCCGTGCGGCTTCTTCTCGGTCAATCCTGCCGGCGAGCTCGCCTATGTCAACGCGACGCTGGCGAACTGGCTCGACTACGACCTCGCCGAGATCGGCTCGGGCGGGCTGAAGCTCACCGACATCGTCTCCGGCGACGGGGCTTCGCTGCTCACCTCGATCGTGGCGGTGCCCGGCGAGGTGAAGACCGAGGTCTTCGACATCGACCTGCGCATGCGCACCGGCAAGACCATGCCGGTGCGGCTCTATCACAAGCTCGCCTTCGGCGCGGACGGCGCGCCGGGCCCCTCGCGCACGCTCGTGATCAGCCGTGCCCGCGACGAGCGCAGCGACCCTGATCGCGCCGCCGAAGTGCGGTTCATGCGCTTCTTCGACCACACGCCGATGGCGATCGCGACCGTCGACCGCGCCGGCAACGTGGTGCGCGCCAATGCGCGCTACGCCAAGCTCAGTCAGGCGCTGGGGCTGGACACCTCCTCCAAGTCGATCTTCCGCGCGGTCAATTCGCGCGACCGGCACCTCCTGATCGCGGCCATCAACCAGGCCGCCGAAGGCAAGGCCGACATCGCGCCGGTCGAGGTGGCGCTGGAAGGGGCCAAGGAGCGCTGGGGCCAATTCTTCGTGACGCCGGTCGATTCGGCCGAGACCGAGGCGGAAGCCGCCATCGTGCACATGCTCGAGACCACCGAGCGGCGCGCGCTGGAGAACCAGATCAACCAGTCGCAGAAGATGGAGACGGTGGGCCAGCTCGCCGGCGGCATCGCCCACGACTTCAACAACGTGCTGTCCGCCATCATGATGGCGAACGACTTCCTGCTGAACGCGCACAAGCCGACCGACCCGTCGTTCCAGGACATCATGCAGATCAAGCAGAACGCAACGCGCGCCGCCACCCTGGTGCGGCAGCTGCTGGCGTTCTCGCGGCGGCAGACGCTGCGGCCGCAGGTGCTCGATCTCGGCGACGCTTTGAGCGATCTCACCATGCTGCTGCGGCGGCTGATCGGCGAGAAGGTCAAGCTCGACCTCGTCCACGGGCGCGACCTCTGGCCGGTGAAGGTCGACGTCTCCCAGTTCGAGCAAGTGATCGTCAATCTCGCGGTGAACGCGCGCGACGCCATGCCCGACGGCGGCAAGCTGATCATCCGCACCGCCAACGTCAACACCGAGGACGCGGGCAAGCTCGCCTACAAGGGCATGCCCGCTGCGGATTATGTTCGGATCGAGGTCGCCGACACCGGCACCGGCATCCCCGCCGACATCCGCGACAAGATTTTTGAGCCGTTCTTCTCGACGAAAGAGGTCGGCAAGGGCACTGGCCTCGGGCTCTCCACCGTCTACGGCATCGTCAAGCAGACCGGCGGCTTCATCTACGTCGATTCCGAGCCGGGGCAGGGCACCTCGTTCCACATCTTCCTGCCGCGCCACCACGCCGAGGCCGAGGTGCAGGTCGAGCAGCCAGCTGTGGCCAGCGCGACGGGCGGCGCCGCCAAGGAACCCGCGCCCGCCGCGGCGGCAGAGGCGAAGCCGCGCACCGACCTCACCGGGCAGGGCACCATCCTGCTGGTCGAGGACGAGGAGGGCCTGCGCGCGCTCAATGCCCGCGGCCTGCGCTCACGCGGCTACACCGTGGTCGAGGCCGAGAACGGCGTCGAGGCCATGGAGGTGCTGGACGAGCAGAGCGGCGCGATCGATCTCGTCGTCTCCGACGTCGTCATGCCGGAGATGGACGGCCCGACGCTGCTCAAGGCCATGCGCGAGAAGAATCCCGACATCAAGTTCATCTTTGTCTCCGGCTATGCCGAGGATGCCTTCGAGAAGAGCCTGCCTGAAGGGCAGCAGTTCGACTTCCTGCCGAAACCCTTCACGCTCAGCCAGCTGGTGGCGGCGGTGAAGGAGACGATGACGAAGCAGGGGTGA